A single Lysinibacter sp. HNR DNA region contains:
- a CDS encoding M13-type metalloendopeptidase, with protein sequence MTQDTSPTHEAALPSGITLTELDASVRPQDDLFRHVNGKWIDRTQIPSDKARYGAFHVLAEDAEKAVRDIITEAQRAEPGTERRKIGDLYASFMDVSRREELGIGPIVNDLEAARAVTNVSDLVGLIARLERGGMSGFLGMGIDNDPGNPERYIVFVVQSGIGLPDEAYYREEKFAEIREAYRAHIERMLTLGGVPGAAEAAASVYDLETRIAAVHWDKVANRDVQKLYNLRTFAELQELTPALDWNLYLAEMGIPHDALSEVVAEQLSALTGITDLLTEENLPAWRSWLLWQIIRSSAAYLTEEISRANFDFYGTALTGTPQQRELWKRAVAFTEGAMGEAIGKIYVERHFDERSKKAMDALVNNLIEAYRNSITHLEWMGFDTRLHALDKLNKFTPKVGYPVKWRDYSTLEVDATDLVGNARRVTEVEFRRELGKIGSPIDRDEWFMTPQTINAYYNPGFNEIVFPAAILQEPFFSADRDAAANYGAIGAVIGHEIGHGFDDQGSRYDGDGKLVDWWTEHDRAAFEERTRSLIDQYSALAPRQVPENFVNGELTIGENIGDLGGLAIAWDAYVLSLGGAEAPVIDGLTAAQRFFLSWAQAWQQKGRDEEIIRLLTTDPHSPSEFRCNQIVRNIDGFYEAFDVKEGDQLWLDPAERVTIW encoded by the coding sequence ATGACTCAAGACACGTCGCCCACACACGAAGCCGCACTGCCCTCGGGAATCACCCTCACCGAACTTGACGCGAGTGTGCGTCCGCAGGATGACCTCTTTCGTCACGTGAATGGCAAGTGGATAGACCGCACACAGATCCCTTCGGATAAGGCGCGCTACGGCGCTTTCCACGTGCTGGCGGAGGACGCTGAAAAGGCGGTAAGAGACATCATTACCGAGGCGCAAAGGGCTGAGCCCGGCACTGAGCGGCGCAAGATCGGGGATCTCTACGCAAGCTTTATGGACGTGTCGCGTCGCGAAGAGCTGGGGATCGGACCCATCGTCAACGACCTGGAGGCCGCCCGGGCGGTCACGAACGTGTCCGACCTGGTGGGTCTTATCGCGCGGCTGGAGCGCGGGGGCATGAGCGGTTTTCTGGGGATGGGTATCGACAATGACCCGGGTAACCCCGAGCGCTACATCGTTTTTGTGGTGCAGAGCGGTATCGGGCTGCCCGACGAGGCTTACTATCGCGAAGAAAAATTTGCAGAGATCCGTGAGGCCTATCGTGCCCATATTGAGCGGATGCTCACCCTGGGTGGCGTTCCGGGTGCGGCCGAAGCCGCGGCCAGCGTCTATGATCTTGAAACCCGTATTGCGGCGGTTCACTGGGACAAGGTGGCCAATCGCGATGTCCAGAAGCTGTACAACCTGCGCACCTTTGCCGAGCTACAGGAGCTCACCCCGGCGCTCGATTGGAATCTGTACCTGGCTGAGATGGGCATTCCCCACGACGCTCTTTCCGAAGTTGTTGCGGAGCAGCTCTCCGCGCTCACCGGCATTACCGATCTGCTCACCGAGGAGAACCTTCCCGCGTGGCGCAGCTGGTTACTCTGGCAGATCATCCGCTCCTCAGCGGCCTATCTCACCGAGGAGATCTCGCGGGCCAACTTTGATTTCTACGGCACGGCTCTCACAGGAACCCCCCAACAGCGCGAGCTGTGGAAGCGGGCTGTCGCCTTCACCGAGGGGGCAATGGGTGAGGCAATCGGCAAGATCTATGTGGAGCGGCACTTTGACGAGCGCTCTAAAAAGGCGATGGATGCCCTGGTGAACAACCTCATTGAGGCGTATCGCAACTCGATCACCCATCTGGAATGGATGGGCTTTGATACCCGCCTGCACGCTCTTGATAAGCTCAACAAGTTCACACCCAAGGTGGGATATCCCGTGAAGTGGCGCGACTATTCGACGCTTGAAGTGGATGCAACCGATCTGGTCGGTAATGCGCGTCGTGTTACCGAAGTAGAGTTTCGCCGCGAATTGGGCAAAATTGGCAGCCCCATCGATCGTGACGAGTGGTTTATGACTCCGCAGACCATCAATGCCTACTACAATCCGGGCTTTAACGAGATCGTTTTTCCCGCGGCGATTCTTCAGGAACCCTTCTTTTCCGCAGACAGGGACGCGGCCGCCAACTACGGTGCCATAGGCGCGGTTATTGGGCACGAGATCGGTCACGGCTTTGACGATCAGGGGTCGCGCTACGACGGTGACGGCAAGCTGGTTGACTGGTGGACCGAGCACGATCGCGCGGCCTTTGAGGAGCGCACCCGTTCGCTGATCGACCAGTACAGCGCGCTGGCTCCGCGCCAGGTTCCCGAGAACTTTGTGAACGGTGAACTCACCATTGGCGAAAACATTGGTGACCTGGGAGGGCTCGCGATTGCCTGGGACGCCTACGTTCTCTCGCTGGGAGGTGCCGAGGCTCCCGTGATCGACGGGCTCACGGCGGCCCAGCGCTTTTTCCTGTCCTGGGCGCAGGCCTGGCAACAGAAGGGCCGTGATGAAGAGATAATCCGCCTGCTCACGACTGACCCCCACTCGCCCAGCGAGTTTCGCTGCAACCAGATCGTGCGCAACATTGACGGGTTCTACGAGGCGTTTGATGTGAAAGAGGGCGATCAGCTGTGGCTTGATCCGGCGGAGCGGGTTACCATCTGGTG